A stretch of the Halorussus vallis genome encodes the following:
- a CDS encoding response regulator has protein sequence MTDDSGKAALILALGRQKRNLELLAQMLREREYAVEIATSMPEFDGLVETRDDIALAILDVDGFTEDVWKRCEQLHDRGIPMLVLAASIPPAMREEALSRGVHTLLEKPVDKADLQATIRGLLRYIRRASE, from the coding sequence ATGACCGACGATTCGGGCAAAGCGGCGCTCATCCTCGCGTTGGGCCGCCAGAAGCGCAACCTCGAACTCCTCGCCCAGATGCTCCGCGAACGCGAGTACGCGGTCGAGATCGCCACCTCGATGCCCGAGTTCGACGGACTCGTCGAAACCCGCGACGACATCGCGCTCGCCATCCTCGACGTCGACGGCTTCACCGAGGACGTCTGGAAGCGGTGCGAACAGCTCCACGATCGCGGGATTCCGATGCTGGTGCTGGCGGCGTCCATCCCGCCCGCGATGCGCGAGGAGGCGCTCAGCCGGGGGGTCCACACCCTGCTGGAGAAACCGGTCGACAAGGCAGACCTCCAGGCGACCATCCGGGGGTTGCTGCGGTACATCCGACGGGCGAGCGAGTAG
- a CDS encoding ABC transporter substrate-binding protein, which produces MTDDTQTTEDDIATGESSRETLSRRTLLRGAGAAGATAASASLSGCAEVMGKQGASTLRYAQVLAPVTLDPVVVDDPWSAQVASLVFQGLYAYDRQMSLVPVLAKGKPKKKAGGKKYAVELRKDATFQDGTQVTASDVKYTYEVPVRQNEGGGRVPTVWQVDMLQGVTATGKRSVEFELKYPYPAFDHVLTREIVPESVRRKSPQTFGQEEPIGSGPYEVEILKPGKYAVLSAWKDYWEGTNPAVEKVKFVPNHAGLARTMSMKTGQNDVVERVEPKLWDATKQFGGSHLAHAKSYHYHFVGFNCSDKPMSSPKVREAVDCLLSMDDFAKHIVTPPGFDQVGPTGARQHSPLPNRLAERWNMPLDKWKGIPRRKNEEEAKVLLEEAGVSTWNPLVAVPGTKSSGDKMREKLAESIVHGLKKLGFRKARTKKYPWDQFRKMVMSGDESDYAMYVGSWSGYPDPDTFLYPLFHEDMEGLTNGTFYKNDDVMAKIDEARRTTDRKKRKRAYEQAITTILEDRVHLPAYTLHNSFAVKDHVEGFRPHPLSQANPRLVSPNGSVSLRER; this is translated from the coding sequence ATGACCGACGACACGCAGACGACCGAAGACGACATCGCGACGGGCGAATCGTCACGCGAGACGCTGAGCCGCCGGACGCTCCTGCGGGGAGCGGGCGCGGCGGGCGCGACGGCGGCGAGCGCGTCGCTGTCGGGTTGTGCGGAGGTGATGGGCAAGCAGGGCGCGAGCACGCTGCGCTACGCGCAGGTGCTCGCGCCGGTAACGCTCGACCCGGTGGTCGTCGACGACCCGTGGTCGGCCCAGGTGGCCTCGCTGGTCTTCCAGGGACTGTACGCCTACGACCGACAGATGAGCCTCGTGCCGGTCCTCGCGAAGGGGAAACCGAAGAAGAAGGCCGGCGGGAAGAAGTACGCCGTCGAACTCCGGAAAGACGCGACGTTCCAGGACGGCACGCAGGTCACCGCCTCGGACGTGAAGTACACCTACGAGGTCCCGGTCCGCCAGAACGAGGGCGGCGGCCGGGTGCCGACGGTCTGGCAGGTCGACATGCTGCAGGGGGTGACGGCGACGGGCAAACGCAGCGTCGAGTTCGAACTGAAGTACCCATATCCGGCGTTCGACCACGTGCTGACCCGCGAAATCGTCCCGGAGTCGGTCCGCCGGAAGAGTCCGCAGACGTTCGGTCAGGAGGAACCCATCGGGTCGGGCCCCTACGAGGTCGAGATACTCAAACCCGGCAAGTACGCCGTGCTGTCGGCGTGGAAGGACTACTGGGAGGGGACGAACCCCGCCGTCGAGAAGGTGAAGTTCGTGCCGAACCACGCCGGCCTCGCCCGCACGATGAGCATGAAGACCGGCCAGAACGACGTCGTCGAGCGGGTCGAGCCGAAGCTCTGGGACGCGACGAAGCAGTTCGGCGGGTCCCACCTCGCTCACGCGAAGAGCTACCACTACCACTTCGTCGGCTTCAACTGCAGCGACAAGCCGATGTCGTCGCCGAAGGTCCGGGAGGCGGTCGACTGCCTGCTATCGATGGACGATTTCGCGAAGCACATCGTCACGCCGCCGGGATTCGACCAGGTGGGACCGACCGGCGCGCGCCAGCACAGTCCGCTACCGAACCGCCTCGCCGAGCGGTGGAACATGCCCCTCGATAAGTGGAAGGGCATCCCCCGCCGGAAGAACGAGGAGGAGGCGAAGGTCCTCCTGGAGGAGGCGGGCGTCAGCACCTGGAACCCGCTCGTCGCGGTGCCCGGGACGAAGAGTTCGGGTGACAAGATGCGCGAGAAACTGGCCGAGTCCATCGTCCACGGCCTGAAGAAACTCGGCTTCCGGAAGGCCCGGACCAAGAAGTACCCCTGGGACCAGTTCCGCAAAATGGTCATGAGCGGCGACGAGTCCGATTACGCCATGTACGTCGGGTCGTGGTCGGGCTACCCCGACCCCGACACCTTCCTCTACCCGCTGTTCCACGAGGACATGGAGGGGCTGACCAACGGGACGTTCTACAAGAACGACGACGTGATGGCCAAGATCGACGAGGCTCGCCGGACCACCGACCGGAAGAAGCGCAAGCGCGCCTACGAGCAGGCCATCACGACGATTCTGGAGGACCGCGTCCACCTCCCGGCGTACACGCTCCACAACAGTTTCGCCGTCAAGGACCACGTGGAGGGGTTCCGGCCCCACCCGCTCTCGCAGGCCAACCCGCGACTCGTCTCGCCGAACGGGTCGGTTTCGTTACGGGAACGGTGA
- a CDS encoding APC family permease: protein MALGGMIGGGIYSAFGIVVAIAGKVAWLAFLIAGGIAMCAGYSYVKLNELTDDHGGAPTYLEDIVGNSTIAGMTGWTLLFGYIGSMALYAYAFSSFFSEMIGRLHFMGVPVANTISVLLIAAFVGLNLMGASETGKAEDVLTFFKVVVIGGFGVWGVWYAFTAETLTFGFGSLGFSPVIGAAMSFVAFQGWQLLMYDQDQFENPEENIRKAIYFSIPVATLLYVLVAFTTVSILELSVIAVAPEVSLLYAALPFMGRVGAFIIGLSALFSTASAVNATLFSGAQFSRDLIDSGLLPQQFQGDGDQEVPSKLVIVLGALSAAFAVYGSLSSITSFASLAFIAVFGAMSYLAFRERDDIDDLLTPVPVVGMVGTGLFFPLLLYNLWLNDPGTFYLVLLISIVVVGSELIYFEREPIEQAVPGLEHD from the coding sequence ATGGCGCTGGGGGGGATGATCGGCGGGGGCATCTACTCCGCGTTCGGCATCGTCGTGGCTATCGCCGGGAAGGTCGCGTGGCTCGCGTTTCTCATCGCGGGGGGAATCGCCATGTGCGCGGGGTACAGCTACGTCAAACTGAACGAACTCACCGACGACCACGGCGGCGCGCCGACCTACCTCGAGGACATCGTCGGCAACTCGACCATCGCCGGGATGACGGGGTGGACGCTGCTGTTCGGCTACATCGGGTCGATGGCGCTGTACGCCTACGCGTTCTCGTCGTTCTTCTCCGAGATGATCGGCCGACTCCACTTCATGGGCGTCCCGGTGGCCAACACCATCTCGGTCCTGCTCATCGCGGCGTTCGTCGGCCTCAACCTCATGGGGGCCTCCGAGACTGGCAAAGCCGAGGACGTGCTGACGTTCTTCAAGGTCGTGGTCATCGGCGGCTTCGGCGTCTGGGGCGTCTGGTACGCCTTCACCGCCGAGACGCTCACCTTCGGCTTCGGCTCGCTGGGCTTCTCGCCCGTCATCGGCGCGGCGATGTCGTTCGTCGCGTTCCAGGGCTGGCAACTGCTGATGTACGACCAGGACCAGTTCGAGAACCCCGAGGAGAACATCCGGAAGGCAATCTACTTCTCGATTCCGGTGGCGACCCTGCTGTACGTCCTCGTGGCGTTCACCACCGTCAGCATCCTCGAACTGTCGGTCATCGCGGTCGCTCCGGAGGTTTCGCTGCTGTACGCCGCGCTCCCGTTCATGGGTCGGGTGGGCGCGTTCATCATCGGACTGTCGGCGCTGTTCTCGACCGCCAGCGCGGTCAACGCCACGCTGTTCAGCGGCGCGCAGTTCTCCCGCGACCTCATCGACAGCGGACTGCTCCCCCAGCAGTTCCAGGGCGACGGCGACCAGGAGGTCCCCTCGAAGCTCGTGATCGTCCTCGGCGCGCTGTCGGCGGCGTTCGCCGTCTACGGGAGCCTCTCGTCGATAACGTCGTTCGCGTCGCTGGCGTTCATCGCGGTGTTCGGCGCGATGAGCTACCTCGCGTTCCGCGAGCGCGACGACATCGACGACCTGCTGACGCCGGTGCCGGTCGTCGGGATGGTCGGCACGGGGCTGTTCTTCCCGCTGTTACTCTACAACCTCTGGCTCAACGACCCGGGCACGTTCTACCTCGTATTGCTCATCAGCATCGTCGTCGTCGGCTCCGAACTGATCTACTTCGAGCGCGAGCCGATCGAACAGGCCGTTCCCGGACTCGAACACGACTGA
- a CDS encoding COG1470 family protein codes for MNVNRATIASVALTLLVVVSAIPTGLVGLTGTARADNPGGDWYTIRQSGECMEVRAFPADHPKMVPEVVVRGTNTVGDVTGPYKDEDWNGPETIESIMDYRYRDGDQGQTSYYAPYLNNQYRYEPWEYGTYGLYNWSANGESHMFFYENADGDVSMVLRHDRIYEETGIASHRKYNGVYGNVSGDGFFEESPGGGRADFTFDGLPSGEWAYIDDMYRRADMDDVYNDTSGTRYGHREANYTSEPLRAYDPTEDGDTFDVHWEWGHGGTDGGAYRGMQNLNGEALTIDPGFSNVNSWKVRTNDGSENGEMKTLQMDQSLTIEEGRNCLDSDLSAEPSDTEAGGEVTFTASGGGDEYAWDFDGDGEVDANSTSNQITHTYNASGTVTAGVTITADGETITASTEVTVGPSEPPSASIGVSEGDGENVPEHHAVGEQLVFQANASDEGSGVTSDYVWRVDGGENRTGGDTFTHAFSEAGTHTVSVTVTDGVGNQRTVSTEVEVDEPDGTNPEARATATPTRLEAGAPVTFNASESTDNWGVASYRWEFEDGATANGVNATHDFDTSGTHNATVTVEDYYGNTDTANVSVDVFAADTPSIDHENTTFPRNATEAGTRLTFEAVASDNGTLTYEWQFPGDETKMGKQVTHEFAEPGEKSVLLVVRDAAGREDRKEMSVEVNAAPVANLTASPEIVNASETVTFDASGSSAPDGGEISKYEWDLDGDGTYDEETSAENTSLSHAYQNGGTFTAKVRVHTESGLSDTDTAQVVVKEKEAITDPGGGNGGSGGFVGGGGGGGGTAEPPSVVSDVQKQGANAAVVDVRNARAGKTVGGSLPASAVAAETGVSFDRLAVTFGDDDSHAAFPTKVTADAPTGAAALSDAEALAYLEVDSKYLDASLDRARVEFSVNESRLAGLASTEDASLYRYADGSWERLNTTVVERSGDTARLKASADGVGTFAVGATTALSVADAELSRTTVAKGGTVEATVAVENAADAERSATLDLTLGGERVASEQVTVAAGETKNVTLSADAPATGSYEVAVSGTDLGSLTVQKRPPADAAGVTDLSLNASTISAGDSVAITATVENTATVEVTKTVTLTLFGEQLATKNVTVPAGETEQVRFVQQVASSGEYTVDVNGERRSLSVQSDQESDGPVAPGVPGFGVGVTLVALVAAALLARYRSD; via the coding sequence ATGAATGTAAACAGAGCAACGATTGCGAGCGTCGCGCTGACGCTGCTGGTCGTCGTGTCCGCGATTCCGACCGGACTCGTCGGACTCACCGGGACCGCGAGGGCGGACAACCCCGGCGGCGACTGGTACACCATCCGTCAGAGCGGCGAATGTATGGAAGTGCGGGCGTTCCCCGCCGACCATCCGAAGATGGTCCCCGAGGTCGTCGTTCGGGGGACGAACACGGTCGGCGACGTGACCGGCCCGTACAAGGACGAGGACTGGAACGGTCCCGAAACCATCGAGTCCATCATGGACTACCGCTACCGAGACGGCGACCAGGGCCAGACCAGTTACTACGCGCCGTACCTCAACAACCAGTACCGCTACGAGCCGTGGGAGTACGGCACCTACGGGCTGTACAACTGGTCGGCCAACGGCGAAAGCCACATGTTCTTCTACGAGAACGCCGACGGCGACGTGAGCATGGTCCTCCGCCACGACCGGATCTACGAGGAAACCGGAATCGCCTCTCACCGGAAGTACAACGGCGTCTACGGTAACGTCTCGGGCGACGGCTTCTTCGAGGAGTCGCCCGGCGGCGGTCGGGCCGACTTCACGTTCGACGGCCTCCCGAGCGGTGAGTGGGCGTACATCGACGATATGTACCGGCGCGCGGACATGGACGACGTCTACAACGACACCTCAGGGACCCGCTACGGCCACCGCGAGGCCAACTACACCTCCGAACCGCTCCGCGCGTACGATCCGACCGAGGACGGGGACACCTTCGACGTGCACTGGGAGTGGGGCCACGGCGGCACAGACGGTGGCGCCTACCGCGGTATGCAGAACCTCAACGGCGAAGCGCTCACCATCGACCCCGGATTCAGCAACGTCAATTCGTGGAAGGTCCGGACCAACGACGGCTCCGAGAACGGCGAGATGAAGACGCTTCAGATGGACCAGTCCCTCACCATCGAGGAGGGACGCAACTGCCTCGACTCGGACCTGAGCGCCGAACCGAGCGACACCGAGGCGGGCGGCGAGGTCACCTTCACCGCGTCGGGCGGCGGCGACGAGTACGCGTGGGACTTCGACGGTGACGGTGAGGTCGACGCGAACTCCACGTCGAACCAGATCACCCACACGTACAACGCGAGCGGAACCGTTACCGCCGGGGTCACCATCACCGCCGACGGGGAGACGATAACCGCGTCCACGGAGGTGACGGTCGGGCCGAGCGAACCACCCTCGGCGAGCATCGGCGTGAGCGAAGGCGACGGCGAGAACGTGCCCGAACACCACGCCGTGGGCGAGCAACTCGTCTTCCAGGCCAACGCCTCCGACGAGGGTAGCGGCGTCACCAGCGACTACGTCTGGCGGGTCGACGGGGGCGAGAACCGGACCGGCGGCGACACCTTCACCCACGCCTTCAGCGAGGCCGGCACGCACACCGTCAGCGTGACCGTCACCGACGGCGTCGGCAACCAGCGGACCGTCTCGACGGAGGTCGAGGTCGACGAACCCGACGGGACGAACCCCGAGGCTCGCGCCACGGCGACCCCGACGCGCCTGGAGGCGGGCGCGCCCGTCACCTTCAACGCCAGCGAGAGCACCGACAACTGGGGCGTCGCCTCCTACCGCTGGGAGTTCGAGGACGGCGCCACCGCGAACGGCGTGAACGCCACCCACGACTTCGACACGTCGGGCACTCACAACGCCACGGTGACAGTCGAGGACTACTACGGCAACACCGACACCGCGAACGTCTCCGTCGACGTGTTCGCGGCCGACACGCCCAGCATCGACCACGAGAACACGACCTTCCCGCGCAACGCGACCGAAGCCGGCACTCGGCTGACGTTCGAAGCGGTCGCGAGCGACAACGGGACGCTCACCTACGAGTGGCAGTTCCCCGGCGACGAAACCAAGATGGGCAAGCAGGTCACCCACGAGTTCGCGGAACCCGGCGAGAAGTCGGTGCTGCTGGTGGTGCGCGACGCCGCCGGCCGCGAGGATAGAAAGGAGATGAGCGTCGAGGTGAACGCCGCGCCGGTCGCCAACCTCACGGCGTCACCCGAGATCGTCAACGCCAGCGAGACGGTCACGTTCGACGCCAGCGGGTCGAGCGCCCCCGACGGCGGGGAGATCTCGAAGTACGAGTGGGACCTCGACGGCGACGGAACGTACGACGAGGAGACGAGCGCGGAGAACACCTCCCTGTCCCACGCGTACCAGAACGGCGGCACGTTCACCGCGAAGGTCCGAGTCCACACGGAGAGCGGACTCAGCGACACCGACACCGCGCAGGTCGTCGTGAAGGAGAAGGAGGCCATCACGGACCCCGGCGGCGGTAACGGCGGGTCCGGCGGCTTCGTCGGCGGCGGTGGCGGCGGTGGCGGCACCGCCGAACCGCCGTCGGTCGTCTCGGACGTCCAGAAGCAGGGGGCGAACGCCGCGGTCGTCGACGTGCGGAACGCCCGCGCGGGCAAGACGGTCGGCGGGTCGCTCCCCGCATCGGCGGTCGCCGCCGAGACGGGCGTCTCCTTCGACCGGCTCGCGGTCACCTTCGGCGACGACGACAGTCACGCGGCGTTCCCGACGAAGGTCACCGCCGACGCGCCGACGGGCGCGGCGGCGCTCTCGGACGCCGAGGCGCTGGCGTACCTCGAGGTCGACTCGAAGTACCTCGACGCGAGCCTCGACCGCGCGCGAGTCGAGTTCTCGGTGAACGAGAGCCGACTCGCCGGTCTGGCGAGCACCGAGGACGCGTCGCTGTACCGCTACGCCGACGGGTCGTGGGAGCGGTTGAACACCACCGTCGTCGAGCGGTCGGGCGACACCGCGCGACTGAAGGCGAGCGCCGACGGCGTCGGCACCTTCGCGGTCGGCGCGACGACCGCGCTCTCGGTCGCCGACGCGGAACTCTCGCGGACGACCGTCGCGAAGGGCGGCACGGTCGAGGCGACCGTGGCGGTCGAGAACGCCGCCGACGCCGAGCGGTCGGCGACCCTCGACCTGACGCTCGGCGGCGAGCGCGTCGCGAGCGAGCAGGTGACGGTGGCCGCGGGCGAGACGAAGAACGTTACCCTGTCGGCCGACGCGCCTGCGACCGGAAGTTACGAGGTCGCGGTTTCGGGCACCGACCTCGGGTCGCTCACGGTCCAGAAGCGCCCGCCCGCAGACGCGGCGGGCGTGACCGACCTCTCGCTGAACGCCTCGACCATCTCGGCGGGCGACTCGGTGGCCATCACCGCGACCGTCGAGAACACCGCCACCGTCGAGGTCACGAAGACCGTGACGCTGACGCTGTTCGGCGAGCAGTTGGCGACGAAGAACGTCACCGTCCCCGCGGGCGAAACCGAGCAGGTCCGGTTCGTCCAGCAGGTGGCCTCGTCGGGTGAGTACACGGTCGACGTCAACGGCGAGCGACGGAGCCTCTCGGTCCAGAGCGACCAGGAGAGCGACGGCCCCGTGGCGCCGGGAGTCCCCGGATTCGGCGTCGGCGTGACGCTGGTCGCGCTGGTCGCGGCCGCGCTCCTCGCGCGGTACCGGAGCGACTGA
- a CDS encoding CopG family ribbon-helix-helix protein yields the protein MTVVSISMPDELLERVDDFAGEHGYTGRSEVFREAARNLLGEFEDKKLEDRKLMGVVTVLFDYESTGVEERMMHLRHDHDELVTSNIHNHVGDHYCMELFILEGTLADISTFVGKIRATKDTLTVDYSVTPVDGFGPMTTVE from the coding sequence GTGACCGTCGTCAGTATCTCGATGCCCGACGAACTGCTGGAGCGCGTGGACGACTTCGCCGGCGAACACGGCTACACCGGCCGGAGCGAGGTGTTCCGGGAGGCCGCGCGCAACCTCCTCGGGGAGTTCGAGGACAAGAAACTGGAGGACCGCAAACTGATGGGCGTGGTGACGGTGCTGTTCGACTACGAGAGCACCGGCGTCGAAGAGCGGATGATGCACCTGCGACACGACCACGACGAACTCGTCACCTCCAACATCCACAACCACGTCGGCGACCACTACTGCATGGAACTGTTCATCCTCGAAGGGACGCTGGCCGACATCTCGACGTTCGTCGGCAAGATACGGGCGACCAAGGACACGCTCACGGTCGACTACTCGGTGACGCCAGTCGACGGGTTCGGTCCGATGACGACCGTCGAGTAG
- a CDS encoding helix-turn-helix domain-containing protein, with the protein MNLSATSHPVVRRERLPGRFARGKILVTDEPDTDEILALLDDSYSKEILRRTRNTAMSAKELSEDCDVSISTVYRRVERLVDCGLLAERRIPQPDGNYYSMYEARLDELTVKLTGDGFEVTISERATGHLADRFTEMWEGL; encoded by the coding sequence ATGAATCTATCCGCGACGTCCCACCCGGTCGTTCGCCGCGAACGGCTACCAGGTCGCTTCGCACGGGGGAAGATACTCGTGACCGATGAACCAGATACCGACGAGATACTGGCTCTCCTCGATGACAGTTACTCCAAGGAGATTCTTCGACGGACGAGGAACACGGCGATGTCCGCAAAGGAACTCAGCGAGGATTGCGACGTCTCGATTTCCACGGTGTATCGCCGTGTCGAACGTCTCGTCGACTGTGGACTCCTCGCGGAACGACGGATTCCACAGCCCGATGGCAATTATTACAGTATGTACGAAGCGCGATTGGACGAACTCACCGTAAAACTCACCGGTGACGGGTTCGAGGTGACGATCTCCGAGAGGGCGACTGGACACCTCGCTGATCGCTTCACCGAGATGTGGGAGGGTCTCTGA
- a CDS encoding hybrid sensor histidine kinase/response regulator, whose amino-acid sequence MGDIRVLLVDDRPSVADLTATYLRRTGEGIDVVTAGDAETGIERLGSKSIDCVVSDYDMPGTDGLEFLDAVWDVEPDLPFVLFTGKGSEEIASEAISAGVTDYLQKGIGTDQYEVLANRIENAVAQHRAERRAAEANRQMRRMYRRITDAFYALDDEWRFTYVNEQAAEFLDRSAEELVGEDIREAFPEGVGERFHDAYVEAVETQEPVTLTAASVFQPGRWVEEQVFPAEDGLSVYFRDVTERRRRDQTLNALHDVTRDLMQAETDREIADIVCEVADTVLDFPGTGVRLYDADRAALVNVALGGEYVRDVDSRPTFGVEDSPHGRAYREGETVTHEVGADSSWGLEAFERTMYVPMGDHGVLSVAKDDGEPFDDAEVRFAEILTENARAALDRAEREGELREREEALERQNERLEEFASVVSHDLRNPLNVARGHLELARETGRDESFEVVADAHDRMEALVNDLLELAQQGQTVGATEEVSLAAVAERAWANVATEGATLNLRDPGTVEADEARLCNLFENLFRNSVEHGSTDSPTSSDDAGVTVTVAATESGFVVTDDGPGIPANEREHVFEYGYSTEEDGIGLGLSIVKGIADAHGWDLSVSGEDDEPGGPAAGRPAGFEGSGGVSGGDRPSTDSGAATYERPERAEPDAEDGSGDAKRAPTGARFAFDVR is encoded by the coding sequence ATGGGCGACATCCGGGTGTTGTTGGTGGACGACCGGCCGTCCGTCGCCGACCTCACCGCGACCTACCTCCGGCGGACCGGCGAGGGCATCGACGTCGTGACCGCCGGCGACGCCGAAACCGGAATCGAACGGCTCGGGAGCAAGTCCATCGACTGCGTGGTCAGCGATTACGACATGCCGGGAACCGACGGCCTCGAGTTCCTCGACGCGGTGTGGGACGTCGAACCCGACCTCCCGTTCGTACTGTTCACCGGCAAGGGTAGCGAGGAGATCGCCAGCGAGGCTATCTCCGCCGGCGTCACCGACTACCTCCAGAAGGGCATCGGAACCGACCAGTACGAGGTGCTCGCGAACCGCATCGAGAACGCGGTCGCGCAACACCGCGCCGAGCGCCGCGCCGCCGAGGCCAACCGACAGATGCGCCGGATGTACCGCCGCATCACCGACGCCTTCTACGCGCTCGACGACGAGTGGCGGTTCACCTACGTCAACGAGCAGGCCGCCGAGTTCCTCGACCGGTCGGCCGAGGAACTGGTCGGCGAGGACATCCGCGAGGCGTTCCCCGAGGGCGTCGGCGAGCGGTTCCACGACGCCTACGTCGAGGCCGTCGAGACGCAGGAACCCGTGACGCTGACGGCCGCGTCGGTGTTCCAACCGGGCCGGTGGGTCGAAGAGCAGGTCTTCCCCGCCGAGGACGGACTGTCGGTGTACTTCCGGGACGTGACCGAGCGCCGGCGGCGCGACCAGACGCTGAACGCGCTCCACGACGTGACCCGCGACCTCATGCAGGCCGAAACCGACCGGGAGATAGCCGACATCGTCTGCGAGGTCGCCGACACGGTGCTCGACTTCCCGGGGACCGGCGTCCGACTGTACGACGCCGACCGCGCCGCCCTGGTCAACGTCGCACTCGGCGGCGAGTACGTCCGCGACGTCGACTCGCGACCCACGTTCGGCGTCGAGGACTCCCCGCACGGCCGGGCGTACCGCGAGGGCGAGACGGTGACCCACGAAGTGGGTGCCGATTCGTCGTGGGGACTCGAAGCGTTCGAGCGGACGATGTACGTCCCGATGGGCGACCACGGAGTCCTCAGCGTCGCGAAGGACGACGGCGAACCGTTCGACGATGCCGAGGTGCGATTCGCCGAGATTCTGACCGAGAACGCCCGCGCGGCGCTCGACCGGGCCGAGCGCGAAGGCGAACTCCGCGAGCGCGAGGAGGCGCTCGAACGCCAGAACGAACGGCTGGAGGAGTTCGCCAGCGTGGTATCCCACGACCTGCGCAACCCGTTGAACGTCGCGCGCGGCCACCTCGAACTCGCCCGCGAGACGGGCCGTGACGAGAGCTTCGAGGTGGTCGCCGACGCCCACGACCGGATGGAGGCGCTGGTGAACGACCTGCTCGAACTCGCCCAGCAGGGCCAGACGGTCGGTGCGACCGAGGAGGTGTCGCTGGCTGCGGTCGCCGAGCGGGCGTGGGCGAACGTGGCGACGGAGGGCGCGACCCTGAACCTGCGCGACCCTGGCACCGTCGAGGCCGACGAGGCTCGGCTCTGCAACCTCTTCGAGAACCTGTTTCGGAACAGCGTGGAGCACGGCTCCACGGACAGTCCGACCTCGTCCGACGACGCCGGCGTGACCGTCACCGTCGCCGCAACCGAGTCAGGATTCGTCGTGACCGACGACGGGCCGGGGATTCCGGCCAACGAGCGCGAGCACGTCTTCGAGTACGGCTACTCGACCGAGGAGGACGGCATTGGCCTCGGCCTCTCCATCGTCAAGGGCATCGCCGACGCCCACGGCTGGGACCTGTCGGTGAGCGGCGAGGACGACGAACCCGGCGGGCCGGCCGCCGGCCGGCCTGCCGGGTTCGAAGGGTCGGGCGGCGTCTCCGGGGGCGACCGGCCGTCGACCGACTCGGGCGCGGCGACGTACGAGCGACCGGAGCGGGCGGAACCCGACGCCGAGGACGGGAGCGGCGACGCGAAGCGCGCGCCGACCGGCGCGCGCTTCGCGTTCGACGTTCGGTGA